The Terriglobales bacterium genome includes a region encoding these proteins:
- a CDS encoding nucleoside-diphosphate sugar epimerase/dehydratase, producing MLLRWRNWIIFLGQSLTVCAALVAAWLLRFDFTLPRLRVLLLAVPVLVAIRLIGMYYYKLNHGYWRYTGIGDLKDLVKAVSLGSLMFFIVERVFLGVRSFPYSIYVLEGVLAFLFLAGLRVGARMVFQWKQARRLGAQTPVLIVGAGSAAALLLQGLKTKNYLAAGLVDDDPEKQRTKLCGVPVLGTIDQLPLLAHRLAVSEILIAIPSATGTQMLRIADFCGRSGVPFRALPGLADLIDGKVTISELRAVNLDDLLGREPVRLESENVRSKLSGRVVMVTGAAGSIGSELCKQIVRYLPKKLICVDQSETPLFNLQQHTLAGSDVETVFSVADITDTKRMRQQLLEHGVRVIFHAAAYKHVPMTEENPYEGFKNNVFGLLNLVEIAEECGCEDFLLISSDKAVKPSSLMGCTKRLGEMIVGSRQPSRMRCVSVRFGNVLGSQGSVIPVFQEQIRTRRCITVTHPEMTRYFMTIPEAVSLVLQAFTVGEHGNILVLDMGEPVRILDLAKTLIRMSGKKESDIHIVYTGMRPGEKLHEELFYDSEVRLPTLLPKVMCAETVLPSWSDLRRRLYELEMVAHGRFGDLVRAKVKQIIPAYQWESESKTRPEVVPLTPALLEQHAHANRAQQSKFA from the coding sequence ATGCTGCTACGATGGCGCAATTGGATCATATTCCTGGGGCAATCGCTCACAGTTTGCGCGGCCCTCGTGGCGGCGTGGTTGCTCCGCTTTGATTTCACCCTGCCTCGCCTGCGAGTGCTGCTTTTGGCTGTGCCGGTCCTGGTAGCGATTCGATTGATTGGCATGTATTACTACAAGTTGAACCATGGCTATTGGCGCTACACGGGCATCGGGGACCTGAAGGACTTGGTGAAGGCGGTCTCCCTCGGCTCGCTCATGTTCTTCATCGTCGAGCGTGTGTTTTTGGGGGTCCGTTCGTTCCCGTACTCGATCTATGTTTTGGAGGGGGTGCTTGCTTTTCTTTTTCTTGCTGGCCTGCGCGTGGGTGCGCGTATGGTCTTCCAGTGGAAACAGGCGCGCCGTTTGGGAGCGCAAACCCCGGTGCTGATCGTTGGGGCTGGTTCGGCAGCAGCCTTACTACTGCAAGGGCTGAAGACCAAAAACTATCTCGCCGCAGGTTTGGTGGATGACGACCCGGAAAAACAGAGGACCAAACTTTGTGGTGTTCCCGTTCTGGGCACGATTGACCAGCTTCCTCTGCTGGCGCATCGCTTGGCGGTGAGTGAGATTCTGATCGCAATTCCCTCAGCCACCGGCACGCAGATGCTGCGGATTGCCGATTTCTGCGGGCGTTCCGGAGTCCCTTTCCGCGCACTGCCCGGCCTGGCTGACCTTATTGATGGCAAGGTCACGATCTCTGAGCTGCGCGCGGTGAACTTGGACGACCTGCTGGGGCGCGAACCGGTGCGGCTTGAGTCAGAGAACGTGCGCTCCAAGTTGAGCGGGCGGGTCGTTATGGTGACCGGCGCTGCTGGATCTATTGGCTCCGAGTTGTGCAAACAGATCGTTCGTTACCTGCCGAAGAAGCTGATTTGCGTGGACCAGTCCGAGACACCTCTGTTTAACCTGCAGCAGCATACCCTGGCCGGTTCCGATGTGGAAACCGTCTTTTCGGTTGCGGATATCACTGACACGAAGCGCATGCGTCAGCAGCTCCTGGAGCACGGTGTCCGCGTGATCTTTCATGCCGCAGCCTACAAACATGTTCCGATGACAGAAGAGAACCCCTACGAAGGATTCAAGAACAACGTCTTCGGTTTGCTGAACCTGGTAGAAATTGCCGAAGAATGTGGCTGCGAAGATTTTCTTCTGATCTCGTCAGATAAAGCGGTCAAGCCGAGCAGTCTCATGGGCTGCACCAAGCGGTTAGGCGAGATGATTGTCGGTTCGCGCCAGCCCTCGCGCATGCGCTGTGTTTCGGTGAGGTTCGGCAATGTCCTCGGCTCACAAGGCAGTGTCATCCCCGTATTCCAGGAACAGATTCGCACGCGCCGGTGCATTACAGTGACACACCCGGAGATGACCCGCTACTTCATGACCATCCCGGAGGCAGTGTCGCTGGTATTGCAGGCGTTCACGGTGGGCGAGCACGGCAATATTCTCGTTCTCGATATGGGAGAGCCCGTACGCATTCTCGATCTTGCCAAGACCCTGATTCGCATGTCAGGCAAGAAGGAAAGTGACATTCATATTGTCTACACCGGAATGCGTCCGGGCGAAAAGCTGCACGAGGAGTTGTTCTACGATTCGGAAGTGCGTCTGCCCACGCTGCTGCCGAAAGTCATGTGCGCAGAAACCGTTCTGCCCAGTTGGTCCGATCTTCGCCGCCGTCTGTATGAACTTGAAATGGTCGCTCACGGCCGGTTCGGTGATCTGGTTCGCGCGAAAGTCAAACAGATCATTCCCGCGTATCAGTGGGAGTCGGAGTCGAAGACACGGCCTGAAGTTGTGCCTTTGACCCCGGCGTTATTAGAGCAGCACGCCCACGCCAACCGGGCACAACAGTCGAAGTTTGCTTGA
- a CDS encoding PIG-L deacetylase family protein: protein MSRVLVLAPHTDDAELGCGGAIARLLESGAEVSVAAFSTAEESLPAGSPACRLRCEFTRAMGLLGVKPEGTLVYDYPVRRLSYHRQEVLEELVQLKRRLQPEAVFVTASTDVHQDHQVLHAESVRAFKDVTLWGYELPWNHINFSAQAFVVLEQKHIESKWAALQAYESQLELQRPYFSSEFIYGLAKVRGAQVRAAYAEAFEVIRVKW, encoded by the coding sequence GTGTCGCGCGTGTTAGTGCTGGCTCCTCATACCGATGATGCCGAGTTGGGTTGCGGCGGCGCCATTGCGCGGCTGCTCGAAAGTGGTGCGGAAGTATCGGTTGCCGCGTTCTCTACTGCAGAGGAATCACTGCCCGCCGGTTCGCCTGCCTGTCGGCTGCGCTGTGAGTTTACGCGTGCCATGGGCTTGCTTGGCGTGAAACCGGAAGGCACACTGGTCTACGACTATCCGGTACGCCGTCTTTCCTATCACCGGCAGGAGGTGTTGGAGGAGCTGGTGCAACTCAAACGGCGGCTCCAGCCCGAGGCTGTTTTTGTCACCGCCAGCACCGACGTTCACCAGGATCATCAAGTGCTGCATGCCGAATCGGTGCGGGCATTCAAAGACGTGACCCTGTGGGGATACGAATTGCCATGGAACCACATCAACTTTTCAGCTCAGGCGTTTGTGGTGCTCGAACAGAAACATATCGAGAGTAAATGGGCGGCACTGCAGGCCTATGAGAGCCAACTGGAGCTGCAACGCCCCTACTTTTCCAGTGAGTTCATTTATGGCTTGGCCAAAGTACGCGGCGCGCAGGTTCGGGCCGCATATGCGGAAGCCTTCGAAGTGATACGGGTCAAATGGTGA
- a CDS encoding ATP-grasp domain-containing protein, whose protein sequence is MVTSGETLTLLVTGAGAPGIRGTLYALRHNPDGRPVRIIGVDTQAKVVGALLTDKFCIVPPPETSEYIGALLKICQLENVSAILPQTTRETAKLASSLTELEQAGIRVMVSDASAIASANDKDAVIKVFERLSLPAPVCQRTKTEDELVTAASKLGYPDVPVVVKPPVSNGMRGVRILREDAWDVRRFLTEKPQGLEISLQELIAILRRGAWPELLVMEYLPGCEYSVDAFIGSQLSVAVPRVRESIRSGITFHSRTELREDLTEYTLAAGRELGLRYAFGFQFKLAHDGTPKVLECNPRIQGTMVASVFSGANVIWFGVRELFQDPVGKLSEPLYVSEFLRYWGGVGVESGDCFEI, encoded by the coding sequence ATGGTGACGAGTGGCGAAACGCTGACCTTGCTGGTGACCGGCGCAGGTGCGCCCGGCATTCGCGGCACTCTTTACGCACTGCGGCACAACCCGGATGGTCGTCCAGTGCGCATCATCGGTGTGGATACTCAGGCAAAGGTCGTGGGCGCGTTGCTGACAGATAAGTTCTGCATCGTGCCACCACCTGAAACCTCAGAGTATATCGGGGCATTGCTGAAGATCTGCCAACTCGAAAACGTATCAGCGATTTTGCCGCAGACGACTCGGGAAACGGCCAAGCTTGCATCTTCGCTTACGGAACTCGAGCAAGCAGGTATTCGAGTTATGGTGTCAGATGCATCTGCGATTGCCTCTGCCAATGACAAAGACGCGGTGATCAAAGTCTTCGAGCGTCTCAGCCTGCCTGCTCCCGTCTGCCAGCGAACCAAGACGGAAGACGAACTGGTCACAGCGGCGAGTAAGCTCGGGTATCCAGATGTGCCAGTGGTGGTAAAGCCTCCCGTGTCTAACGGGATGCGCGGGGTACGGATTCTCCGCGAAGACGCCTGGGACGTGCGACGCTTCCTGACCGAGAAGCCCCAGGGCTTGGAGATCAGCCTGCAAGAACTGATCGCAATCTTACGGCGCGGCGCTTGGCCGGAGCTGCTGGTGATGGAATACCTGCCCGGCTGCGAGTACTCCGTGGATGCGTTTATTGGTTCGCAACTCTCGGTCGCGGTGCCACGGGTGCGTGAGAGCATCCGTTCTGGCATCACGTTCCACAGCCGCACCGAGCTGCGGGAGGACTTGACGGAATACACATTGGCTGCCGGCCGCGAGCTTGGACTTCGCTATGCATTCGGTTTTCAATTCAAGCTCGCTCACGACGGCACCCCCAAGGTCTTGGAATGCAACCCACGAATCCAGGGAACAATGGTTGCCAGCGTGTTCAGCGGAGCCAATGTGATCTGGTTCGGGGTGAGGGAATTGTTCCAAGACCCGGTCGGCAAGTTGTCGGAGCCTCTGTATGTTTCAGAATTCCTGCGTTACTGGGGTGGAGTTGGCGTGGAGTCAGGAGACTGCTTTGAGATCTGA
- a CDS encoding PHP domain-containing protein produces the protein MRSDWWRGHYLFHMHTPYTDGHLTVAEYVDFAENAGADTVIFLEHIRREPRYDVKRFSAEVQLAGNDGVVQSVLGFEAKLLPDGTLDISDEHLSAAAVIGIAEHKFPDNPGLLLEAFLQVVATYPRRWPKIDFVWVHPGLWYVKRGLALEQETLYRKMLEAARDAGILIELSLRWGVLSPAMAATLSPESLVIGADAHTRSDLERWTAQFAVKVPATASGTHQQD, from the coding sequence TTGAGATCTGATTGGTGGCGTGGTCACTATTTATTCCACATGCATACGCCTTATACCGACGGGCATCTCACAGTTGCCGAATATGTGGATTTTGCAGAAAATGCCGGGGCCGATACGGTGATATTCCTGGAACACATCCGGCGCGAGCCTCGGTACGATGTAAAGCGCTTCTCCGCCGAAGTACAACTCGCTGGCAACGATGGAGTTGTTCAGAGCGTGCTGGGCTTTGAGGCGAAACTGTTGCCCGATGGCACACTCGATATCAGCGACGAGCACCTGAGTGCGGCGGCAGTGATTGGAATCGCGGAACACAAATTCCCTGACAATCCTGGTCTGTTGCTTGAGGCCTTTCTGCAAGTCGTTGCGACATATCCTCGCCGTTGGCCAAAGATCGATTTTGTCTGGGTGCATCCCGGCCTCTGGTACGTAAAGCGTGGCCTGGCCTTGGAGCAGGAGACACTCTATCGCAAAATGCTGGAGGCGGCCCGCGACGCGGGCATTCTCATCGAGCTTAGCTTACGGTGGGGTGTGCTGAGTCCTGCCATGGCCGCGACTCTGTCTCCCGAATCCCTTGTCATCGGGGCCGACGCTCACACGCGCTCCGATCTGGAGCGTTGGACGGCACAGTTTGCTGTCAAGGTGCCTGCCACCGCAAGCGGAACGCACCAGCAAGACTGA
- a CDS encoding DegT/DnrJ/EryC1/StrS aminotransferase family protein, producing MNACANHEPKVVLPMEQPFAPWPYFAPDEIAAAVRVLESGNVNYWTGNEGRQFEREFAEFTGCRYAVAVANGTVALELALRALGVGPGDEVITSSRTFIASASCAVAVGARPVCADVDSDSQNITVATVRAVLTPATKAIIVVHLAGWPCEMDPILELARERGLKVVEDCAQAHGATYKGRPVGSFADIAAFSFCQDKIMTTAGEGGMVTTNSEELWQRMWSYKDHGKSHEKLYRRTHPPGFRWLHDSFGTNWRLSEVQSAVGRVALCKLPQWVATRRRYAAMLSEHLTRVPGLRIPAVPEYVGHAYYKYYAFVMPEELAEGWDRDRIAQTIAAQGVPCGTGSCSEVYLEEAFPPEWRPRERFAVARELGEDSLMFLVHPTLNEVHIKRTCEVVEQVMAQTRHNRTNLIYTATTGSV from the coding sequence ATGAATGCCTGCGCCAATCATGAACCGAAGGTGGTTCTCCCGATGGAGCAGCCGTTCGCGCCGTGGCCGTACTTCGCGCCGGATGAAATTGCCGCCGCGGTCCGTGTTCTCGAATCGGGAAATGTTAACTATTGGACGGGCAATGAAGGACGCCAGTTCGAGCGTGAGTTCGCCGAATTTACGGGATGCCGGTACGCCGTTGCCGTGGCCAATGGCACAGTGGCCCTTGAATTGGCTTTGCGCGCACTCGGCGTTGGCCCGGGCGACGAAGTTATCACCAGCAGCCGTACCTTCATTGCCTCGGCCAGTTGTGCGGTCGCAGTGGGTGCGCGTCCCGTGTGTGCCGATGTGGATAGCGATTCGCAAAACATCACCGTCGCAACGGTTCGTGCAGTCCTCACTCCGGCGACGAAAGCAATCATCGTTGTCCATCTTGCGGGTTGGCCCTGCGAGATGGATCCTATTCTGGAACTGGCCCGCGAACGTGGCCTGAAGGTGGTCGAGGATTGCGCCCAGGCGCACGGGGCAACGTATAAAGGACGGCCGGTTGGCTCCTTCGCCGATATTGCAGCGTTCTCCTTCTGCCAGGACAAAATCATGACCACCGCTGGCGAGGGCGGCATGGTGACCACCAACTCCGAAGAGCTGTGGCAACGCATGTGGTCCTACAAGGACCATGGCAAAAGCCACGAAAAGCTGTATCGCCGCACACATCCTCCCGGCTTCCGCTGGTTGCACGATTCATTTGGAACTAATTGGCGCTTGAGCGAAGTGCAATCCGCAGTCGGACGCGTGGCTCTTTGTAAACTGCCGCAGTGGGTCGCCACCCGTCGCAGATATGCCGCGATGCTGAGTGAGCATCTCACGCGTGTACCGGGGCTGCGTATTCCGGCGGTGCCGGAATACGTCGGCCACGCCTATTACAAGTACTACGCCTTCGTCATGCCAGAAGAGCTGGCAGAAGGATGGGACCGCGACCGCATCGCCCAAACAATAGCGGCGCAAGGTGTGCCCTGCGGCACTGGAAGCTGCAGCGAAGTCTATCTCGAAGAGGCGTTCCCTCCGGAATGGCGGCCCCGTGAACGGTTCGCAGTCGCTCGCGAACTGGGTGAAGACAGTCTGATGTTCTTGGTTCACCCGACGCTCAACGAAGTGCATATCAAGCGCACTTGCGAGGTGGTGGAGCAGGTCATGGCGCAGACGCGCCATAACAGAACCAACCTTATATATACGGCCACAACGGGGAGCGTGTAG
- a CDS encoding sugar transferase — translation MVRRVVDVFGSAMLLLLVSPIFLITACAIWLIDRGPVFYRQTRAGLFGRPFKLLKFRSMRVNNLPAVIVGQVRGDHPMVTLVGRWIRRFKIDELPQLLSVLCGDMALIGPRPTVLEQVEEYSAFQRRRLDIPPGLTGWAQVNGGIEISWPERIMLDVWYVDHRSFWLDMRILWRTTAVILFGEEPNPKSLEEAIAYAKQQAGEAELARYSVPITNDGGNLSRDLTFG, via the coding sequence ATGGTACGTCGGGTGGTTGACGTGTTTGGCAGCGCCATGCTTCTCCTGCTGGTTTCGCCTATTTTCCTGATCACTGCTTGTGCGATCTGGCTTATTGATCGTGGCCCGGTTTTCTATCGTCAAACGCGAGCCGGCTTGTTCGGCCGCCCATTCAAGCTGCTGAAGTTTCGCAGCATGAGAGTCAATAATCTCCCCGCGGTTATAGTCGGCCAGGTTCGGGGAGACCATCCTATGGTCACACTCGTTGGCAGGTGGATACGTCGTTTCAAGATTGATGAACTTCCGCAGTTGCTCAGTGTGCTGTGCGGCGACATGGCACTGATCGGACCGAGGCCGACCGTATTGGAGCAGGTAGAAGAATACTCAGCCTTTCAGCGCCGGCGTCTTGATATCCCTCCTGGTCTGACAGGTTGGGCGCAGGTGAATGGCGGCATTGAGATCTCCTGGCCTGAACGGATCATGCTCGACGTCTGGTATGTGGACCACCGCTCGTTTTGGCTCGACATGAGGATTCTGTGGCGAACAACGGCAGTGATCCTCTTCGGGGAAGAGCCGAACCCGAAATCGCTGGAAGAAGCGATTGCATACGCGAAACAACAAGCAGGCGAGGCGGAGTTGGCTCGTTATTCAGTCCCAATCACAAATGATGGCGGTAATCTCAGTCGTGATCTTACTTTTGGATAG
- a CDS encoding glycosyltransferase family 4 protein, whose translation MNIWLINHYALPPTDAGGTRHYSHARELIRRGHDVQIIASSFNHLTRKHMIMNPGAKWERQMFDRVPFTFILSRGYESNSMSRVANMFDFAYHVWRGAWAAQLPRPDLILGSSPDPFTALAAERLSSRYAVPFVLEIRDLWPYILTEVGGHPKHHPFVLLVDRTMRYLYAKADGIVMFSQHSGDLMSRYGADPKKIVWIPQGVDFGMNPEPRPAPDDGQFTVTYLGSHNQWNSLDAILDAAKILQGDGVKNVLIRFVGNGVNKPGLVERAKNEGIHNVRFDDPVPKKQVAEVLHRSNAFIINNRNDGASKSWMSFQKIYEYLAAGRPVVFGSCTNDDVVRDSGAGISVEADNPAELARAVEFLASQSREQLWEYGVRGRRYIEKAYSIPLLVDRFEAMAVELTGQACSTEAVA comes from the coding sequence GTGAACATCTGGCTCATCAATCACTATGCATTGCCGCCAACTGACGCGGGTGGCACACGCCATTACAGCCATGCTCGTGAATTGATCCGCCGCGGACACGATGTGCAGATCATTGCCTCCAGCTTCAACCACCTGACACGGAAACACATGATCATGAACCCGGGCGCCAAGTGGGAGCGTCAGATGTTCGACCGCGTACCCTTTACTTTCATTTTGTCGCGTGGTTACGAGTCGAACTCCATGTCCCGCGTTGCCAACATGTTCGACTTTGCCTATCACGTCTGGCGAGGAGCCTGGGCCGCGCAGCTGCCGCGTCCCGATCTGATTCTTGGGTCGAGTCCCGACCCGTTTACGGCGCTCGCTGCCGAACGGCTCTCTTCTCGCTACGCCGTGCCCTTCGTGCTTGAGATACGTGATCTGTGGCCTTACATACTGACCGAGGTTGGCGGTCATCCCAAGCATCATCCGTTTGTGTTGCTGGTGGATAGGACGATGCGTTACCTGTACGCAAAGGCTGACGGCATTGTCATGTTCTCCCAACATTCTGGCGATCTCATGTCGCGTTACGGTGCCGACCCAAAAAAAATCGTATGGATACCTCAGGGCGTGGACTTCGGCATGAATCCCGAACCCCGGCCCGCCCCTGACGATGGCCAGTTCACAGTGACCTATCTGGGATCGCACAACCAGTGGAACAGTCTCGATGCGATTCTGGATGCCGCCAAGATTCTGCAGGGAGATGGCGTGAAGAATGTGCTGATTCGGTTCGTTGGTAATGGTGTAAACAAGCCCGGGCTTGTCGAAAGAGCGAAAAACGAAGGCATCCACAATGTCCGCTTCGACGATCCCGTACCTAAGAAGCAGGTAGCAGAGGTGCTGCATCGCTCCAATGCATTCATCATCAACAATCGCAACGATGGCGCCTCGAAGAGCTGGATGAGCTTCCAGAAAATCTATGAATATCTCGCTGCCGGTCGTCCCGTCGTGTTTGGAAGCTGCACCAATGATGATGTCGTGCGTGATTCGGGCGCCGGCATTTCCGTAGAAGCCGATAATCCAGCCGAACTTGCGCGTGCCGTCGAATTTCTTGCCAGCCAGTCGCGGGAACAACTGTGGGAATATGGAGTGCGCGGACGCCGCTACATCGAAAAGGCATACAGCATCCCCTTGCTGGTAGATCGCTTTGAAGCCATGGCTGTGGAACTTACCGGCCAGGCATGCTCCACCGAAGCGGTGGCTTGA
- a CDS encoding glycosyltransferase family 4 protein yields the protein MPCRVVHLTSVHPPFDTRIFHKECKSLAMAGYDVTLIAPHSEGDLVRDGVKLRAVTPPRDRRERLMHTVPQVYRAAVRENAEIYHFHDPELLPMSVLLRMRGKKVIYDVHEDYSGTMSGKKWLPVALHGPAAIAVRVCEAVFSAACNRVIAVTPKIAGKFRPGKTRVVQNFPWTHELRCSESLPYEKRDPVVVYVGGLADLRGLREMTQAIHLVAKKMPARLLIGGQVRSGAKAEFGGGGENGVVEYLGQLSRPQVAALLARARVGLVLHHPHGNYLHGQPTKVFEYMSAGLPVLASDFPVCRRVIEPAACGLLIDPLNPEAIAEALVWLLRNPSQAAEMGRNGQRAVAETYNWESESQRLMDTYAELQPAGRG from the coding sequence ATGCCTTGCCGTGTAGTCCATTTGACCTCGGTGCATCCTCCATTTGACACCCGCATCTTTCACAAGGAGTGCAAGTCACTGGCCATGGCGGGTTACGATGTTACGCTGATTGCACCGCATTCGGAAGGTGATTTGGTCCGGGATGGTGTAAAGCTGCGCGCTGTTACGCCGCCGCGCGACCGCCGCGAACGTCTGATGCACACCGTTCCCCAGGTTTACCGGGCCGCGGTTCGTGAAAACGCGGAGATTTACCATTTCCACGATCCGGAATTGTTACCGATGAGCGTTCTCCTGAGAATGCGGGGGAAGAAGGTGATCTACGACGTGCATGAGGATTACAGCGGTACGATGAGCGGCAAAAAGTGGCTGCCTGTCGCGCTGCACGGCCCGGCTGCCATTGCTGTACGCGTTTGTGAAGCCGTGTTCTCCGCTGCCTGCAATCGTGTCATCGCGGTTACGCCGAAGATCGCAGGAAAATTTCGCCCTGGCAAGACGCGAGTTGTCCAGAACTTTCCGTGGACTCACGAGCTTCGCTGTTCCGAGAGCCTGCCTTATGAGAAGCGCGACCCTGTTGTGGTCTATGTCGGCGGCCTGGCGGACCTACGCGGACTGCGAGAGATGACGCAGGCAATTCATCTGGTGGCGAAGAAGATGCCGGCGAGGCTGCTGATCGGCGGCCAGGTGAGATCGGGGGCGAAGGCGGAATTCGGCGGCGGCGGCGAAAATGGAGTGGTCGAATATCTGGGCCAGCTTAGTCGTCCTCAAGTCGCGGCGCTGCTGGCGCGAGCCCGGGTCGGCTTGGTGCTGCATCACCCGCACGGGAATTACTTGCACGGACAACCGACCAAGGTGTTCGAGTATATGTCGGCCGGACTGCCGGTGCTCGCTTCTGATTTCCCTGTCTGCCGGCGCGTCATTGAACCAGCGGCATGCGGACTGTTGATTGATCCGCTCAATCCAGAGGCCATAGCAGAAGCGCTGGTCTGGCTGCTCCGCAATCCTTCGCAGGCGGCTGAGATGGGTCGCAACGGTCAGCGCGCCGTTGCTGAGACCTATAACTGGGAGTCCGAGTCGCAGCGTCTCATGGATACCTACGCCGAACTGCAACCCGCAGGGCGAGGATAA
- a CDS encoding GNAT family N-acetyltransferase, producing the protein MTEFAHLHPWSSARAVLNPNGCVYNRDIVWVDLTLSSEELWRQQLQHSCRKNISVANQEGVRIFAASTDDHIREFCRIYEDTMRRNHALEGYYFPSSFFHAFREELPENARFVFAEYKDQIVAATLYLHDDTDVFSFLGGADAAFQHVRPTNAVIWETIRWAQEAGKKRLILGGGYKSDDGIFRFKSTFSRLRQAFHIYKRVHLEQDYALLDLYSREHYGIAHDEALSYFPSYRQVYAQGQVSKA; encoded by the coding sequence GTGACCGAGTTCGCCCATCTCCATCCCTGGTCCAGTGCGCGGGCTGTGTTGAACCCGAATGGTTGTGTTTACAATCGCGATATCGTATGGGTAGACCTGACTCTTAGCTCCGAAGAGCTATGGCGCCAACAGCTTCAGCATTCCTGCCGGAAGAACATATCCGTTGCAAATCAGGAAGGTGTCAGAATCTTCGCCGCTTCGACCGATGATCATATCCGTGAGTTTTGCCGGATCTATGAGGACACTATGCGGCGAAATCACGCCCTGGAGGGCTACTATTTTCCTTCCAGCTTCTTTCATGCCTTTCGAGAAGAGCTGCCGGAAAACGCGCGGTTTGTCTTCGCCGAATATAAGGACCAGATTGTTGCCGCTACGCTTTACCTGCACGATGATACGGATGTGTTCTCGTTTCTCGGCGGGGCTGACGCGGCCTTCCAGCATGTACGCCCTACGAATGCCGTGATCTGGGAGACGATTCGCTGGGCGCAGGAAGCCGGGAAGAAACGGCTTATCCTCGGCGGAGGCTACAAGTCTGATGATGGTATCTTTCGTTTCAAGTCAACTTTTTCCCGGCTGCGCCAGGCCTTCCACATTTATAAGCGAGTTCATCTCGAACAGGATTACGCCCTCTTGGATCTGTATAGCCGCGAACATTACGGCATAGCCCATGATGAAGCGCTCAGCTATTTTCCCAGCTATCGTCAAGTTTATGCGCAAGGCCAAGTGTCCAAGGCGTAG